The Astyanax mexicanus isolate ESR-SI-001 chromosome 20, AstMex3_surface, whole genome shotgun sequence genome contains a region encoding:
- the LOC103036348 gene encoding gastrula zinc finger protein XlCGF7.1-like gives MKPSPGKDIINCLDCGKICTTKSSLKTHQRVHGGGKPHQCSDCGSSFSQLGIFKIHQRIHTGEKPYLCSDCGSSFATKSHLKIHQRVHTGDKPHQCSDCGKSFNQRSNLKTHQRIHTGEKPHRCSDCGKSFTTQSALRTHLRIHTGEKPYYCSDCGSSFGQLSTFQTHQRVHTGEKPHHCSDCEKTFTTQSDLNKHQHIHTGEKPYPCSDCGSSFSQLSALKTHQRVHTGEKPHYCSECGSSFSQLSILNTHQRIHTGEKPHYCSDCGRNFRHFITFQRHKCTSVTGVGINASLIPDHIVKWSEDTPT, from the coding sequence ATGAAGCCAAGTCCAGGCAAAGACATAATTAACTGTTTAGACTGTGGCAAGATTTGTACAACAAAGAGTtccctcaaaacacaccagcgcgttcacgGAGGAGGTAAACCAcatcagtgttcagactgtgggagcaGTTTTAGTCAATTAGGTAttttcaaaatacaccagcgcattcacacaggagagaaaccatacctgtgttcagactgtggaagcAGTTTTGCAAcaaagagtcatctcaaaatacaccaacgtgttcacacaggagataaaccacatcagtgttcagactgtggaaagagcttTAATCAACGGAGTAATcttaaaacacaccagcgcattcacacaggagagaaaccacatcggtgttcagactgtggaaagagttttactacacaaagtGCTCTCAGAACACACCTGCGCATTCACacgggagagaaaccgtattactgctcagactgtggcagTAGTTTTGGTCAACTGAGTACCTTCCAAAcacaccagcgtgttcacacaggagagaaaccgcatcactgctcagactgtgaaaagacttttactacacagagtgatctcaacaaacatcagcacattcacactggagagaaaccgtatccctgctcagactgtggaagcAGTTTTAGTCAACTGAGtgctctcaaaacacaccagcgtgttcacacaggagagaaaccgcattaCTGCTCTGAATGTGGGAGCAGTTTTAGCCAACTGAGTATTCTCAAtacacatcagcgcattcacacaggagagaaaccgcattactgctcagactgtgggaggaacttcagacatttcattacatttcagAGACATAAGTGCACATCAGTCACAGGAGTGGGCATTAACGCATCCCTGATCCCAGACCATATCGTAAAGTGGAGTGAGGACACCCCGACCTAA